One window from the genome of Cherax quadricarinatus isolate ZL_2023a unplaced genomic scaffold, ASM3850222v1 Contig325, whole genome shotgun sequence encodes:
- the LOC128693192 gene encoding zinc finger protein 182-like has protein sequence MITDTDTEGKSTLEIHKVTHGRSKPYQCLDCLKYFSYKSVLAIHMRTHTGDKPYQCSDCLKQFSQKSSLAAHKRVHTGDKPYQCKECLKYFTAKGSLVIHMRIHTGDKRYKCSVCRKYFMRNDHLTKHMRIHAGEKPHKCSLCLKMFTDKCALLAHMKIHSGIKPYQCSVCGKKFSRKDFLINHVKLHSGEKPFQCSVCEKYFQNKSYLATHMRVHTGDKPYQCLECLKYFTQKGHLAIHMRIHTGEKRYQCSECENCFKRKSDLVIHTRVHTGDKPYQCSECLKYFSQRHHLVTHMRIHSKIKPYQCLVCLKDFTQKCELIIHTRVHTGDKPYQCVQCQKYFKQKGHLTAHQRIHTR, from the coding sequence ATGATCACTGATACAGACACTGAAGGAAAGTCTACTCTAGAAATACATAAGGTAACTCATGGTAGAAGTAAACCTTATCAGTGCTTAGACTGTCTGAAATATTTTTCATATAAATCTGTTCTAGCAATACACATGAGAACTCACACAGGAGATAAGCCGTACCAGTGTTCAGATTGTCTGAAGCAGTTTTCACAGAAAAGTAGTCTTGCAGCACACAAGAGAGTTCATACAGGTGATAAGCCATATCAGTGTAAAGAATGTCTGAAATACTTTACAGCGAAGGGTAGTCTTGTAATacacatgagaattcatacaggagataaacgGTATAAGTGTTCAGTGTGTAGGAAGTATTTTATGAGAAATGATCATCTTACAAAACATATGAGAATTCATGCAGGAGAAAAACCACATAAGTGTTCACTGTGTCTGAAAATGTTTACAGATAAATGTGCTCTGTTGGCTCACATGAAAATCCATTCAGGCATTAAACcgtatcagtgttcagtgtgtgggAAAAAATTCAGCAGAAAGGATTTTCTTATAAACCATGTGAAACTTCATTCAGGTGAAAAACCTTTTCAGTGTTCAGTTTGTGAGAAATATTTTCAGAACAAAAGCTATCTTGCAACACACATGAGAGTCCATACTGGAGATAAACCATACCAATGTTTAGAGTGTCTGAAATATTTTACACAAAAAGGTCATCTGGCAATTCATATGAGGATTCATACTGGTGAGAAACGatatcagtgctcagagtgtgAAAATTGTTTTAAACGAAAAAGTGATCTTGTGATACATACAAGAGTACATACAGGTGATAAACCATACCAATGTTCTGAGTGCCTAAAATATTTTTCTCAGAGACATCATCTTGTAACTCACATGAGAATTCATTCTAAGattaaaccatatcagtgtttggTGTGCTTAAAAGATTTTACTCAAAAATGTGAGCTTATAATACATACAAGAGTTcacacaggagat